In a genomic window of Mycobacteriales bacterium:
- a CDS encoding alpha/beta hydrolase: MADQLSNGEQLLEINGVDLCVETFGNAEHPAVLLVHGAAASMLWWDAELCERIAVHDRFVIRYDNRDTGRSTSYPPGKPGYSLTDLVGDALGILDALGVERAHIVGQSMFGGIVLVFGVDHPDRVASLTFVCTSTGDSGLPPPTLRLNAPAPPDYTDPAEVVDFTVGSTKAYAGDSPLFDETAMRALVEHDVARATNIESTLTNHYAMDIDGPTGGSFGDIDAPTLVVHGDHDPVFPLAHGEALRDAVPGAELVVLPGAGHEVPRALWDVFVQALVRHTS, encoded by the coding sequence ATGGCCGACCAGCTGTCCAATGGCGAGCAACTCCTCGAGATCAACGGCGTCGACCTCTGCGTCGAGACCTTCGGGAACGCCGAGCACCCGGCCGTCCTGCTCGTCCATGGGGCGGCCGCGTCGATGCTGTGGTGGGACGCGGAGCTCTGCGAACGGATCGCCGTACACGACCGGTTCGTGATCCGCTATGACAACCGCGACACCGGCAGGTCGACCAGCTACCCGCCCGGAAAGCCGGGCTACTCGCTCACCGACCTGGTCGGCGATGCGCTCGGCATCCTGGATGCGCTGGGCGTCGAGCGGGCCCACATCGTCGGCCAGTCCATGTTCGGCGGGATCGTCCTCGTCTTCGGGGTGGACCACCCCGACCGGGTCGCGTCGTTGACGTTCGTGTGCACCAGCACGGGGGACTCCGGTCTCCCACCACCCACACTCCGGCTGAACGCCCCCGCTCCGCCGGATTACACCGACCCGGCCGAAGTCGTCGACTTCACCGTCGGGTCGACGAAGGCATACGCCGGCGACTCGCCCCTCTTCGACGAGACCGCGATGCGAGCACTCGTAGAACACGACGTCGCCCGTGCCACCAACATCGAGTCGACGCTCACCAACCACTACGCCATGGACATCGACGGCCCGACCGGCGGCAGCTTCGGTGACATCGACGCTCCTACCCTTGTCGTGCACGGCGACCACGATCCGGTCTTTCCCCTTGCCCACGGCGAAGCGCTGCGCGACGCGGTGCCTGGCGCCGAGCTGGTGGTGCTGCCCGGTGCGGGCCATGAGGTGCCGCGAGCCTTGTGGGACGTCTTCGTACAGGCACTCGTCCGGCACACGTCGTAG
- a CDS encoding class I SAM-dependent methyltransferase translates to MNLVFHERAESAHRILNPLTEKKLALVGEICRLEPALQLLDLACGKAELLCSWASRYGIQGVGVDVSEVFLEAARARAAELTVEAQVELVHGKAEDYQAAPQAFDIVSCIGATWIGGGLVGTLELMKPALKPGGLLLVGEPYLIDPPPSGALEALGFGADEFTSLSGTLDRFEECGTDLVEMVLADGDSWDRYMATQWMTANTWLREHADEPDAEEFAGRVAAGRRSYLEYGRRYLGWGVFVLRDKDVAQ, encoded by the coding sequence ATGAACCTGGTGTTCCACGAGCGGGCCGAATCGGCGCATCGCATCCTCAACCCCTTGACCGAAAAGAAGCTCGCGCTCGTCGGTGAAATCTGCCGGCTCGAACCGGCGCTGCAGCTGCTCGATCTGGCCTGCGGCAAGGCGGAGTTGCTGTGCAGTTGGGCGTCCCGCTACGGGATACAGGGTGTCGGCGTGGACGTCAGCGAGGTATTCCTCGAGGCTGCCCGGGCAAGGGCCGCCGAGCTGACTGTCGAGGCGCAGGTCGAACTCGTGCACGGAAAGGCGGAGGACTACCAGGCCGCACCGCAGGCCTTCGACATCGTCAGCTGCATCGGCGCGACATGGATCGGCGGCGGTCTGGTCGGCACGCTCGAGCTGATGAAGCCGGCGCTCAAGCCGGGTGGTCTGCTGCTGGTCGGCGAGCCCTACTTGATCGACCCGCCACCCTCCGGCGCGCTCGAGGCGCTCGGCTTCGGCGCGGACGAGTTCACCTCGCTGTCCGGCACCCTCGATCGGTTCGAGGAGTGCGGCACCGACCTGGTCGAGATGGTCCTCGCCGACGGCGACAGCTGGGACCGCTACATGGCAACGCAATGGATGACCGCGAACACCTGGCTCCGCGAGCACGCCGACGAGCCGGATGCCGAGGAGTTCGCCGGCCGGGTCGCCGCCGGACGCCGCTCCTACCTCGAGTACGGCCGCCGCTACCTCGGCTGGGGCGTCTTCGTCCTCCGCGACAAGGACGTCGCTCAGTGA
- a CDS encoding peptidylprolyl isomerase, whose protein sequence is MTHQHHHEAVIGTVAGRGVPAELLEQRLAAMYASPAAVALPARGDMEWRRLRRWVAQLLLTEALVRAEADRLGVTAEAAPAADVAEAVRLAATGSLAAAALSAQPLARALFDRVSRDIDVDESAVRAYYDRNPDRWRRPARCRLRHLLADDEDGARRAVDRLDREGEVWSRAVDDLPHPLGAAIAGAEPGTVVGPVASAFGWHVVRVDELRPAGITPYDEVRPGIADTLRKSAQADYFERWLERRRREQVEVAEGYEHPGSPNQPDFAHHH, encoded by the coding sequence ATGACTCACCAACACCACCACGAGGCGGTGATCGGCACCGTCGCCGGGCGAGGAGTGCCCGCGGAGCTGCTCGAGCAGCGGCTCGCCGCGATGTATGCCTCTCCGGCGGCGGTGGCGCTGCCCGCGCGCGGCGACATGGAGTGGCGGCGGCTACGCCGGTGGGTCGCCCAGCTGCTCCTCACCGAGGCGCTCGTCCGGGCCGAGGCGGACCGGCTCGGCGTCACCGCCGAGGCGGCACCGGCGGCGGATGTCGCCGAAGCGGTCCGGCTCGCCGCCACCGGCAGCCTGGCGGCCGCAGCCCTCTCGGCCCAGCCGCTGGCCCGCGCCCTCTTCGACCGGGTGAGCCGCGACATCGACGTCGACGAGTCCGCCGTACGCGCCTACTACGACCGCAACCCGGACCGGTGGCGGCGGCCGGCCCGGTGTCGGCTGCGCCATCTGCTCGCGGACGACGAGGACGGCGCCCGCCGGGCCGTCGACCGGCTCGACCGGGAGGGCGAAGTCTGGTCGCGGGCGGTCGATGATCTGCCGCATCCGCTCGGTGCGGCGATCGCGGGCGCCGAGCCGGGCACGGTCGTCGGCCCGGTCGCCTCGGCGTTCGGCTGGCACGTCGTCCGGGTCGACGAGTTGCGCCCGGCCGGGATCACGCCGTACGACGAGGTGCGGCCGGGCATCGCCGACACGTTGCGCAAGTCAGCGCAGGCCGACTACTTCGAGCGCTGGCTCGAGCGCCGCCGCCGCGAGCAGGTCGAGGTCGCCGAGGGCTACGAGCACCCCGGCAGCCCGAATCAGCCCGACTTCGCCCACCATCACTGA
- a CDS encoding NEW3 domain-containing protein, whose translation MRAWIDGLESTMCFVDGESSGDQPQQVVRIRLHVEGRGGTLSVAVTGGGLVTPSPVSADPADGELSVEVGVVGWTEHPAGTAVPVTATVHDSDGEQLASRDGEVIISEPGWTMWMVPHFHYDPVWWNTQAAYTCRWDELPDAQATRGDVQQAGFDLVRAHTEAARRDPDYRFVLAEIDYLKPYWDAFPEERAILRQLMADGRLELMGGTYNEPNSNLTSAESTARNAVYGIGFQRDIMGGDPETAWQLDVFGHDPQFPGLMADAGLANSSWARGPFHQWGPIRNPGGENKDVTRMQFPAEFRWLSPSGHGVVTSYMADHYGSGWDMASATTLAEAEASAYRNFSELAKVASTKNVLLPVGTDYTPPTQWVTEVARDWNSRYASPKFVCAIPREFFAAVRRESAGGAGLWPQTRDMNPVYTGKDVSYIDIKQAQRAAEDALVDAEKFATLAGLLAGARYPEVAFDKAWRQLAYGAHHDGITGSFSDQVYLDLLTGWREAHDLAVTARDNALEVLVSTVDTRADSDADRPLVVVNPLSWARTDVVTARIDLPGPGTRGLAVVDDAGAVLPALTEHAEHHADGTLRSTTLTFLARDVPGVGHRTFWVRPADSESAGWSTVDGVEASSDAYTVRLDPARGGGIASLVERASAAELVRDGAVGNEFRLYDEHPAHPTFGEGPWHLLPRGPVVTSADGTAEVAVQSSPIGQRITARGRLASLTYTTELRLLDGTGRVDVRTTVDGFAGADQLLRMRFPADIPGAMPVSEVADAVIGRGLGQPDVDTAEAPWTLDNPAYTWFGAGSTARVRIGDTVRAIGVAEVVADGGELSAGHLDGLVTQLGRVGVTVTSSSPERARYGGLDFDSNLPDVRISVGGPGSNAFTAQVLDAVDGSYAAELTRQITAQGSGRVWVPASRTLAEQFVPNADVRGVRDLPVLIVAAADADATRAAVADLIGDLADATIDVTQDSALPAAPQDEPSLVDRTVGVLNRGMPSFVVDPSGALHLSLLRSCTGWPSGVWIDPPKRTVPDGSPFQLQHWSHTFDYAFVAGAGDWRSNRIVHSGHSFNHPLLPRSTAQHDGTLPARETLISVQPDTAMLETFKATGNPLSRGDSTVADPRRQVTARLYEAHGSATEATLHTVVPLSDAHHADLLEKSGEALPVGDAVTVPLGGAGIVTVTARPESTHQGDGVVLAPEHEPAQPVYTRYWMHNKGPAPVGYLPLAVHVHPAELRADGPVSLRVTAASDLVDAAINTRVRIGLPDGWSADTTEQLVGLEPGAHTEFEVTVTPATDARAGLYLVSVQADAPDGQVVEDLAVVSVGGATDVSTELAASITADVVTAPAGERTEFELAISSTARSELHGEVALISPWGTWDLLSPAAAGFSVEPGGKSSVRFAADVPGGAPAATTWLLAKVMCAGRVLYTEAVPFVVVG comes from the coding sequence GTGCGGGCATGGATCGATGGACTCGAGTCGACGATGTGTTTCGTCGACGGGGAGTCGAGCGGCGATCAGCCGCAGCAGGTGGTACGGATCCGGCTCCACGTGGAGGGCCGCGGCGGCACCCTCTCGGTGGCGGTGACCGGCGGCGGCCTCGTCACCCCCAGCCCGGTCTCGGCCGATCCGGCCGACGGTGAGCTCTCGGTGGAGGTCGGCGTCGTCGGCTGGACCGAGCACCCAGCCGGAACCGCCGTACCGGTCACGGCCACGGTGCACGATTCGGACGGCGAGCAGCTGGCCAGCCGCGACGGGGAAGTGATCATCTCCGAACCGGGCTGGACGATGTGGATGGTGCCGCACTTCCACTACGACCCGGTCTGGTGGAACACCCAGGCGGCCTACACCTGCCGGTGGGACGAGCTTCCGGACGCCCAGGCGACCCGCGGCGACGTGCAGCAGGCCGGCTTCGACCTGGTGCGGGCGCACACGGAGGCCGCCCGGCGCGACCCCGACTACCGGTTCGTGCTGGCCGAGATCGACTATCTCAAGCCCTACTGGGACGCCTTCCCCGAAGAGCGGGCCATCCTGCGCCAGCTGATGGCCGACGGACGGCTCGAGCTGATGGGCGGCACCTACAACGAGCCCAACAGCAACCTCACCAGCGCCGAATCCACCGCGCGCAACGCCGTCTACGGCATCGGTTTCCAGCGCGACATCATGGGCGGCGACCCCGAGACCGCGTGGCAGCTCGACGTCTTCGGCCACGACCCGCAGTTCCCCGGGCTGATGGCCGACGCCGGCCTGGCCAACAGCTCCTGGGCCCGCGGGCCCTTCCACCAGTGGGGCCCGATCCGCAACCCCGGCGGGGAGAACAAAGACGTCACCCGGATGCAGTTCCCGGCCGAATTCCGCTGGCTGTCCCCGTCCGGGCACGGCGTGGTCACGAGCTACATGGCCGACCACTACGGCTCGGGCTGGGACATGGCCTCGGCCACGACCCTCGCAGAGGCGGAGGCGTCGGCGTACCGCAACTTCTCCGAGTTGGCGAAGGTCGCCTCGACCAAGAACGTCCTGCTGCCGGTCGGCACCGACTACACCCCGCCGACGCAGTGGGTCACCGAGGTGGCCCGCGACTGGAACTCCCGCTATGCCTCGCCGAAGTTCGTCTGCGCGATCCCGCGCGAGTTCTTCGCCGCCGTACGCCGGGAGTCGGCCGGCGGTGCCGGGCTGTGGCCGCAGACCCGCGACATGAACCCGGTCTACACCGGCAAGGACGTCTCCTACATCGACATCAAGCAGGCACAGCGCGCCGCCGAGGACGCGCTGGTCGACGCCGAGAAGTTCGCCACCCTCGCCGGTCTCCTCGCCGGCGCGCGGTACCCCGAGGTGGCCTTCGACAAGGCGTGGCGGCAGTTGGCCTACGGCGCCCACCACGACGGCATCACCGGAAGCTTCTCCGACCAGGTCTACCTCGACCTGCTCACCGGCTGGCGTGAGGCGCACGACCTCGCGGTCACCGCACGGGACAACGCACTCGAGGTGCTGGTGTCCACAGTGGACACACGGGCCGACTCGGACGCCGACCGTCCGCTCGTCGTCGTCAACCCGTTGTCCTGGGCGCGCACCGACGTGGTGACCGCCCGGATCGACCTGCCCGGGCCGGGCACCCGCGGGCTCGCCGTCGTCGACGACGCCGGCGCTGTCCTGCCGGCGCTCACCGAGCATGCCGAGCACCACGCGGACGGCACGCTGCGATCGACGACGTTGACCTTCCTGGCCCGCGACGTGCCGGGCGTCGGGCACCGCACCTTCTGGGTGCGGCCTGCCGACTCGGAATCGGCGGGCTGGTCCACCGTGGACGGCGTCGAGGCGTCGAGTGACGCCTACACCGTCCGGCTCGACCCGGCGCGTGGTGGCGGCATCGCCAGTCTCGTGGAGCGGGCGAGCGCGGCCGAACTCGTGCGCGACGGAGCCGTCGGCAACGAATTCCGACTCTACGACGAGCACCCCGCGCACCCGACCTTCGGCGAGGGTCCCTGGCACCTGCTTCCGCGCGGCCCGGTCGTCACCTCGGCCGACGGAACGGCCGAGGTCGCCGTGCAGAGCTCGCCGATCGGGCAACGGATCACCGCCCGCGGGCGGCTGGCCAGCCTGACCTACACCACCGAGCTCCGCCTGCTCGACGGCACCGGCCGGGTCGACGTACGCACCACCGTCGACGGCTTCGCGGGAGCCGACCAGCTGCTGCGGATGCGATTCCCCGCCGACATCCCCGGCGCCATGCCGGTCTCGGAGGTCGCCGACGCGGTGATCGGCCGCGGCCTCGGGCAGCCCGACGTCGACACCGCCGAGGCACCGTGGACGCTCGACAACCCGGCCTACACGTGGTTCGGAGCCGGTAGCACCGCGCGGGTGCGGATCGGCGACACGGTGCGCGCGATCGGCGTCGCCGAGGTGGTCGCCGACGGCGGTGAGCTGTCCGCCGGACATCTCGACGGTCTGGTCACCCAGCTCGGCCGGGTCGGGGTGACCGTCACCTCGTCCTCGCCCGAGCGCGCCCGTTACGGCGGACTTGACTTCGACTCCAACCTGCCGGACGTGCGGATCAGCGTCGGTGGCCCGGGCAGCAACGCCTTCACCGCGCAGGTGCTCGACGCCGTCGACGGCTCCTACGCCGCCGAGCTCACCCGGCAGATCACCGCGCAGGGCAGCGGGCGCGTGTGGGTCCCGGCGAGCCGCACTCTGGCCGAGCAGTTCGTGCCGAACGCCGACGTGCGCGGGGTCCGCGACCTTCCGGTGCTGATCGTGGCGGCCGCCGACGCCGACGCGACCCGGGCCGCTGTCGCGGACCTCATCGGCGACCTGGCCGATGCCACGATCGACGTCACGCAGGATTCCGCGCTCCCCGCGGCTCCGCAGGACGAGCCGTCGCTCGTCGACCGGACCGTCGGGGTCCTCAACCGCGGTATGCCGAGCTTCGTGGTCGACCCGTCGGGCGCACTGCACCTGTCGCTGCTGCGGTCCTGCACCGGTTGGCCGTCGGGAGTGTGGATCGATCCGCCGAAGCGCACCGTGCCGGACGGCTCGCCGTTCCAGCTGCAGCACTGGAGCCACACCTTCGACTACGCATTCGTCGCCGGTGCCGGTGACTGGCGGAGCAATCGGATTGTCCACAGTGGACACTCGTTCAACCATCCGCTGCTCCCCCGGTCGACCGCGCAACACGACGGCACGCTGCCCGCGCGCGAGACCCTCATCTCGGTTCAGCCCGACACGGCGATGCTCGAGACGTTCAAGGCCACCGGTAACCCGCTGTCGCGCGGTGACTCGACCGTCGCCGACCCACGGCGGCAGGTGACGGCGCGGCTCTACGAAGCGCACGGCAGCGCGACGGAGGCGACGTTGCACACCGTCGTACCGTTGAGCGACGCGCATCACGCCGACCTGCTGGAGAAGTCGGGTGAGGCGCTTCCCGTCGGCGATGCGGTCACCGTGCCGCTCGGCGGCGCCGGGATCGTGACCGTGACGGCCCGGCCGGAGTCGACGCATCAGGGAGACGGCGTCGTCCTGGCCCCCGAACACGAGCCTGCGCAGCCGGTCTACACGCGCTACTGGATGCACAACAAGGGTCCGGCGCCGGTTGGCTACCTGCCGCTGGCCGTGCACGTGCACCCGGCCGAATTGCGGGCCGACGGGCCGGTGTCACTTCGGGTCACGGCGGCCTCGGATCTCGTCGACGCCGCGATCAACACCCGGGTGCGGATCGGCCTACCGGACGGCTGGAGCGCTGACACGACCGAGCAGCTGGTCGGGCTCGAGCCCGGTGCCCACACCGAGTTCGAGGTCACCGTCACGCCGGCCACCGACGCCCGCGCCGGGCTGTACCTGGTCTCGGTGCAGGCCGACGCACCCGACGGTCAGGTCGTCGAGGATCTCGCGGTCGTGTCGGTCGGCGGAGCGACCGACGTGTCGACCGAGCTCGCCGCGAGCATCACCGCGGATGTGGTCACCGCACCCGCAGGCGAGCGGACCGAGTTCGAGCTGGCGATCAGCAGTACGGCACGCAGTGAGCTGCACGGCGAGGTGGCGCTGATCAGTCCCTGGGGCACCTGGGACCTGCTCAGTCCTGCGGCGGCCGGGTTCTCGGTCGAGCCGGGTGGCAAGTCCAGCGTGCGGTTCGCCGCCGACGTCCCCGGCGGAGCGCCGGCGGCCACGACGTGGCTGCTGGCCAAGGTGATGTGCGCCGGCCGGGTGCTCTACACCGAGGCCGTGCCCTTCGTCGTCGTGGGATGA